The sequence TCATCTTCTACGAGAAATTGGTGATAGACCACTAGAAAGGGCAATTGGACAAGGTATGAACAAGTCAAATCTATTTCTAGATCAAGGTCTTTCACAATTGGCCAGTATTGGTTCTGTCGCACCTTTTATCGGGCTATTTGGAACTGTCTGGGGCATTATAAACTCCTTCACAGGCCTCGGACAAGGTGGAGGTTCCATTGATGCTGTCGCCCCAGGTATCGCAGAGGCACTCGTTGCAACTGCAGTTGGACTTGCCGCCGCAATTCCTGCTGTTTATGCCTATAACCACTTTAGTAATAAAAATTCAAGATTGAATGTTCTCATGGAGAGTTTTCAACAAGAAATACTTAATAGAGTTAAAAGACTCGAACTCAGCAGGT comes from Halobacteriovoraceae bacterium and encodes:
- a CDS encoding MotA/TolQ/ExbB proton channel family protein, which encodes MSEKMDIIQILLHGGPVVKGVLLLLALSSIYSWAIIFRKKRQLKLVEANNNTFMDTFGNAQSFDEIVFKTENLTFCPYKEMMASVSLEIEKMIGCRPSEENMVKNIHLLREIGDRPLERAIGQGMNKSNLFLDQGLSQLASIGSVAPFIGLFGTVWGIINSFTGLGQGGGSIDAVAPGIAEALVATAVGLAAAIPAVYAYNHFSNKNSRLNVLMESFQQEILNRVKRLELSR